The Papaver somniferum cultivar HN1 chromosome 3, ASM357369v1, whole genome shotgun sequence genome includes a region encoding these proteins:
- the LOC113359003 gene encoding uncharacterized protein LOC113359003 — translation MSALGLKNGKNGKEVVRFNNKDHPIGDPSVQLASVLGVLVRRNIALKHRDWRLVPKESKDNIWAVVQQRFVVDEFYKDYYVGKMGCYLKEARSRKAGKILALDDLEKEEREKKLAALKPDNSTVNESEEFVKHVCSEEFRTKRFWMQQIRKKYTTPHTVSRLGWARLEAKMQKERKTQEEIDRVEV, via the exons ATGAGTGCACTAGGGCTAAAAAATGGTAAGAATGGAAAGGAAGTTGTTAGATTTAACaataaggatcatcccattgGTGATCCTTCAGTGCAGCTTGCAAGTGTGTTGGGAGTTCTGGTTAGGAGAAACATCGCACTAAAACACAGGGATTGGAGACTTGTCCCTAAAGAATCCAAAGATAACATATGGGCGGTTGTCCAG CAAAGGTTTGTTGTCGATGAGTTTTACAAAGATTACTATGTTGGGAAGATGGGATGTTATCTTAAAGAGGCTAGGTCAAGGAAAGCCGGGAAGATACTCGCCTTAGATGATctagagaaagaagaaagagagaagaagctGGCAGCACTGAAACCAGATAATAGCACTGTCAATGAGTCGGAAGAGTTCGTGAAACATGTTTGCTCGGAGGAATTCAGA ACAAAAAGATTCTGGATGCAACAAATCAGGAAGAAATACACCACTCCACACACTGTCAGTAGACTAGGTTGGGCAAGACTCGAGGCTAAGATG CAAAAGGAACGGAAAACACAAGAAGAGATTGATAGAGTCGAAGTTTGA